One Candidatus Margulisiibacteriota bacterium genomic window, CAAAAAAATGATCTGGTTTATGAACTTGGCTGCGGTAACGGCCGGGTGGCCGCTTATTTGGCCAAACATTCACCGGCCAAAGTAATCGGTCTTGAATTGGCCTGGCCTTTTTATCTATTAAGTAAACTCCGCCAACTGATGGCTGGGCAAAAAAATCTTTCTATCCGCTGCCGCAATCTTTTTACAACTGACCTTTCCGAGGCATCAGTAATTTATGTTTTTGGCATTCCGGACAAACTAACGGACAAATTAAAGCCGAAGCTGGAGCGGGAGCTCGCGCCGGGCGCCAAAGTAATTTCCTACAGCTTCGCTATCGCGGGCTGGCAACCGTTAGTGATAGATCAACCCACCCCAAGCTCCGCCCAAATTTTTATCTATCAGCGTTGATTGTTGATGATGTGTCGGTCGCCCGCTTGTCTAAATCAAATAATATGCTAAAATAACCTAGAACTTATTTTTACATTAATAATATCATGGCCGAGGCTGATTCGGCGATAATTTTAAAAAACCATGTACAGCGAAGCTTTTTTAGCTGAGATAAAAAATAAACTTGAGCAAGAGCAGGTGGAGCAAGAGGCAGAGATTGACCGGCTGACCAGGCCGGAGGAAATGGTGGATAATCCTAGCCCCGAAGACTTGGCTAATGACGCCACCGAAGACATTACCGAGGAATCTCTTTTAAAAATTTATCGCAAGTCGCTAGAACGGGTTAACGATGCTTTAGGCCGCATGGGCAATGGCACTTTTGGTCGCTGCATTGAATGTGGCGCGATTATCAAAGAAGAGAATTTAAAAGAGGAGCCCTGGATTGAGTATTGTGAAAAATGCGCT contains:
- a CDS encoding class I SAM-dependent methyltransferase, which produces QKNDLVYELGCGNGRVAAYLAKHSPAKVIGLELAWPFYLLSKLRQLMAGQKNLSIRCRNLFTTDLSEASVIYVFGIPDKLTDKLKPKLERELAPGAKVISYSFAIAGWQPLVIDQPTPSSAQIFIYQR
- a CDS encoding TraR/DksA C4-type zinc finger protein — encoded protein: MYSEAFLAEIKNKLEQEQVEQEAEIDRLTRPEEMVDNPSPEDLANDATEDITEESLLKIYRKSLERVNDALGRMGNGTFGRCIECGAIIKEENLKEEPWIEYCEKCAYKK